One region of Primulina tabacum isolate GXHZ01 chromosome 1, ASM2559414v2, whole genome shotgun sequence genomic DNA includes:
- the LOC142511839 gene encoding uncharacterized protein LOC142511839 — protein sequence MKVGESVNEYFARTLTIANKMRVHGEKMEDIMVIEKILRSMTPKFYYVVCSIEESNDLDTFSIDMLQSSLLVHEQRMNGHLEDEQALKITYEDQWRGRGRGRGGFRGRGRGRGRQNIDKSAIECYSCHKLGHYSYECPTKETETHAHYAEASEEILLMAYENAKDTNEEELWFLDSGCSNHMCGRKEFFCNIDESFNTTVKLGDNSNMAVVGKGNVQMLVNGNVQVITEVFFVPGLKNNLISAGQLQEKGLTILIQHGKCKIYNPKRGLVMVTTMSSNRMFILPTQKILKNDNCFSSLTEDQAQLWHFRYGHLSFNRLKILQQKGMVNGMPQFAAPSKICEDCLIGKQRRDPFPKESTWRASQILQLVHADICGPINPTSNSKKRYLITFIDDFSRKTWVYFLVEKSEAIEKNDTWELTNLPAEAKMVGVKWIYKTKLKENGEVDKYKARLVAKGYTQEYGVDYTEVFAPVARLDTIRVVISLAALRGWTIYQLDVKSAFLHGELNEEVFVQQPPGYEQKGNEQKVYRLKKALYGLKQVPRAWYSRIESYF from the coding sequence ATGAAGGTCGGAGAATCCGTAAATGAATATTTTGCTCGCACCCTTACTATAGCCAACAAGATGAGAGTTCATGGTGAAAAGATGGAGGATATCATGGTCATTGAAAAGATTCTAAGGTCTATGACTCctaaattttattatgttgtGTGTTCTATTGAGGAGTCTAATGATCTAGACACATTTTCAATAGATATGTTGCAGAGCAGTCTTTTGGTTCATGAACAACGCATGAATGGTCATTTAGAAGATGAACAAGCACTAAAGATTACATATGAAGATCAATGGAGAGGAAGAGGACGAGGTCGTGGTGGATTTAGAGGACGAGGCAGAGGCAGAGGTAGACAAAACATTGACAAGTCTGCCATTGAATGCTACAGCTGCCATAAACTAGGACATTATTCATATGAATGTCCAACCAAGGAAACAGAAACACATGCACACTATGCAGAAGCAAGTGAAGAAATATTGTTAATGGCATATGAAAATGCCAAAGACACCAATGAAGAGGAACTATGGTTTCTAGACTCAGGATGCAGCAATCATATGTGTGGAAGGAAGGAGTTTTTCTGTAATATCGACGAAAGTTTTAACACCACTGTAAAGTTGGGGGACAATTCAAACATGGCTGTGGTGGGAAAAGGAAACGTACAAATGCTTGTAAATGGAAATGTGCAAGTCATCACTGAGGTGTTCTTTGTCCCTGGGTTGAAGAATAACTTGATAAGTGCAGGGCAACTACAAGAGAAAGGACTCACAATTCTCATACAACATGGGAAGTGTAAGATCTATAACCCAAAGAGAGGATTGGTTATGGTGACTACCATGTCCTCTAACAGAATGTTTATCCTGCCTACTCAAAAAATATTGAAGAACGATAATTGTTTCTCCTCTCTTACAGAAGATCAAGCTCAACTTTGGCACTTTCGATATGGACATTTAAGTTTCAATAGGTTAAAAATCCTACAGCAAAAAGGAATGGTGAATGGAATGCCACAATTTGCTGCTCCTTCAAAGATATGTGAAGATTGTCTAATAGGAAAGCAACGCAGAGATCCATTtccaaaggaaagtacatgGAGGGCCTCTCAAATTCTTCAACTAGTGCACGCTGACATCTGTGGACCAATCAACCCAACCTCAAACAGTAAGAAACGATATCTGATTACATTTATTGATGATTTTAGCCGCAAAACTTGGGTTTATTTTTTGGTGGAAAAATCAGAAGCCATAGAGAAGAATGATACTTGGGAGTTGACAAACTTACCAGCTGAAGCAAAGATGGTTGGAGtaaaatggatttacaaaacaAAGCTCAAAGAGAATGGAGAAGTTGACAAATATAAAGCCCGATTGGTAGCAAAGGGTTATACTCAAGAATATGGGGTGGATTATACTGAAGTTTTTGCACCTGTGGCTCGGTTAGACACAATTCGAGTAGTGATCTCCCTCGCAGCTCTTAGAGGATGGACAATTTATCAGTTGGATGTAAAATCAGCATTTTTACATGGTGAGCTAAATGAAGAGGTCTTTGTCCAACAACCTCCTGGATATGAACAGAAGGGCAATGAGCAAAAGGTGTATAGGCTGAAAAAGGCTCTTTATGGACTTAAACAAGTCCCAAGAGCTTGGTATAGTCGCATAGAGTCTTATTTTTAG
- the LOC142546871 gene encoding phospholipase D alpha 1 — MILLHGTIHATVYEVDKLQSGGGGNFFSKLVENIEETVGVGKGTPKIYATVDLEKARVGRTRIIENEPKNPRWDESFHLYCAHMASNVIFTIKDDNPIGATLIGRAYVPVCELMEGEEVDRWVEILDEEKNPIPEGSKIHVKLQFFDVTRDRNWARGVKSSHYPGVPYTFYTQRTGCRVSLYQDAHIPDKFIPKIPLSGGTYYEPHRCWEDVFDAITNAKHLIYITGWSVYTEIALIRDPRREKPGGNVTLGELLKKKASEGVKVLMLVWDDRTSVGLLKKDGLMATHDEETEQFFQGTDVHCVLCPRNPDDGGSFVQDLQISTMFTHHQKIVVVDSDFPSGRSNKKRIVSFVGGLDLCDGRYDTPFHSLFRTLDTAHHDDFHQPNYTEAAITKGGPREPWHDIHSRLEGPIAWDVLFNFEQRWRKQGGKDLLLNLRELDDVIVPPSPVMYPDDHETWNVQLFRSIDGGAAFGFPDAPEEAARAGLVSGKDNIIDRSIQDAYVHAIRRAKNFIYIENQYFLGSSFGWESNDIKVEDIGALHLIPKELSLKIISKIEAGERFTVYVVVPMWPEGIPESASVQAILDWQKRTMEMMYKDVVQAFRAKGIEDDPRDYLTFFCLGNREVKKKGEYEPPEKPEPDSDYLKAQEARRFMIYVHTKMMIVDDEYIIIGSANINQRSMDGARDSEIAMGAYQPYHLASRQPARGQIHGFRMALWYEHLGMLDNSFLRPETYECARKVNEIAEKYWALYSSNELERDLPGHLLRYPIGVASNGEVTELPGSEFFPDTKARILGTKSDYLPPILTT; from the exons ATGATATTGCTTCATGGCACTATTCATGCTACGGTCTATGAAGTGGATAAACTGCAAAGTGGTGGTGGTGGAAATTTTTTCAGCAAG CTTGTTGAGAACATCGAAGAGACAGTTGGTGTCGGAAAAGGAACTCCCAAGATTTATGCAACAGTTGACTTGGAGAAGGCTAGGGTCGGGAGAACAAGAATCATAGAAAATGAACCGAAAAATCCTAGGTGGGATGAGTCTTTTCACCTTTATTGCGCACACATGGCTTCAAATGTAATATTCACTATCAAAGACGACAATCCCATCGGTGCAACTCTGATTGGAAGAGCTTATGTGCCTGTCTGTGAACTTATGGAAGGGGAAGAAGTGGACAGGTGGGTCGAGATATTGGATGAAGAAAAGAATCCTATACCCGAAGGTTCCAAGATCCATGTGAAGCTGCAGTTTTTTGATGTAACTCGAGATCGCAACTGGGCTCGTGGTGTCAAAAGTAGCCATTATCCAGGGGTGCCATATACATTCTATACTCAGAGAACAGGTTGTCGGGTTTCTTTGTACCAGGATGCACATATACCCGACAAATTTATTCCCAAGATCCCATTATCTGGAGGAACTTATTATGAGCCTCACAGATGTTGGGAAGATGTTTTTGATGCAATAACTAATGCAAAGCACTTGATATACATCACTGGCTGGTCAGTGTACACTGAAATTGCATTGATTAGGGACCCTAGGAGAGAGAAGCCGGGGGGAAATGTTACACTTGGAGAGCTTCTTAAGAAGAAAGCAAGCGAAGGGGTGAAGGTTCTCATGCTCGTTTGGGATGACAGAACCTCAGTAGGCCTGCTTAAGAAAGATGGATTGATGGCTACTCATGACGAAGAGACCGAACAATTCTTCCAAGGTACCGACGTCCATTGTGTGTTGTGCCCTCGTAATCCAGATGATGGCGGAAGCTTTGTTCAGGATTTACAAATTTCGACCATGTTCACTCATCATCAAAAGATTGTGGTGGTGGACAGTGATTTTCCATCcggaagatcaaacaagaagaGAATTGTGAGCTTCGTGGGGGGTCTTGATCTTTGCGATGGGAGATATGATACACCATTTCATTCCCTTTTCAGGACGTTGGACACTGCTCATCACGATGATTTTCATCAGCCGAATTACACGGAAGCCGCTATCACAAAAGGTGGGCCAAGGGAACCTTGGCACGATATTCATTCCCGGTTGGAAGGGCCTATTGCTTGGGATGTTCTGTTTAATTTCGAGCAGAGATGGAGGAAGCAAGGTGGGAAAGATTTACTACTTAATCTTAGAGAACTTGATGATGTTATCGTTCCTCCATCTCCGGTGATGTATCCTGATGACCATGAGACGTGGAATGTTCAGTTATTTAGATCTATCGACGGTGGGGCTGCCTTCGGATTCCCTGATGCACCTGAAGAAGCAGCAAGAGCAGGTCTTGTAAGTGGGAAAGATAATATAATCGACCGAAGCATACAAGATGCATACGTTCATGCCATCCGACGAGCTAAAAATTTCATTTACATAGAAAACCAGTACTTTCTTGGAAGTAGCTTTGGATGGGAAAGCAATGATATCAAGGTTGAGGACATTGGAGCTCTACATCTCATTCCGAAGGAACTTTCTTTAAAGATTATCAGCAAAATAGAGGCCGGGGAAAGGTTCACTGTATACGTTGTGGTCCCTATGTGGCCTGAAGGTATACCAGAGAGTGCATCAGTTCAAGCTATCTTGGACTGGCAGAAGCGAACCATGGAGATGATGTATAAAGATGTGGTCCAAGCCTTTCGAGCTAAGGGCATCGAGGATGATCCGAGAGATTACTTGACCTTTTTCTGTCTTGGAAACAGAGAGGTGAAGAAGAAGGGAGAATATGAGCCTCCTGAGAAACCAGAACCAGATTCAGATTATCTTAAAGCTCAGGAAGCTCGGCGTTTCATGATCTACGTCCATACCAAAATGATGATAG TCGACGATGAATACATTATCATCGGGTCAGCCAACATCAACCAACGATCGATGGACGGTGCAAGGGATTCCGAGATAGCCATGGGGGCGTACCAACCATACCATTTGGCTTCGAGGCAACCAGCAAGAGGTCAGATCCACGGATTTCGAATGGCTTTGTGGTATGAGCATCTAGGAATGCTCGACAACTCCTTCCTACGTCCAGAAACTTATGAATGTGCAAGAAAAGTTAATGAAATAGCTGAGAAGTACTGGGCTCTTTATTCAAGCAACGAACTCGAGAGAGATTTGCCTGGCCACTTGCTCCGGTACCCCATTGGAGTTGCCAGCAATGGAGAGGTGACCGAGCTCCCCGGATCCGAGTTTTTCCCTGACACAAAAGCTCGTATTCTCGGAACGAAGTCCGACTACCTCCCGCCAATCCTAACCACATGA
- the LOC142546862 gene encoding large ribosomal RNA subunit accumulation protein YCED homolog 1, chloroplastic yields the protein MLAPSATSSAAVSLPSSPLTQFSFRKIIKPFNTIYPTYQFQKKPSNLVLAKPNTTSSFHFTSDAENPAFTEDYRWDLENEGIEEGDDEGCSWEGAVMYRRNAAVSHLEYCTTLERLGLGKISSEVSKARASEMGLRVVNSVKDYPNGTPVLVSVDVNRKKQKLRLDGIVRTVISLPCNRCGEPAAQSVYSDFSLLLCEEPIQEPETINIGTIFAEDKFRTLITSEEAEDDDSLIDLDDQLYFPLDRKIIDISKNLRDLIHVEITISALCDPSCKGACLRCGTNLNISSCSCKTQQVGEKGYGPLGDLREKMQKK from the exons ATGCTCGCTCCATCCGCCACTTCCTCCGCCGCCGTTTCACTTCCCTCCTCCCCTCTCACCCAGTTCAGCTTCCGCAAAATCATTAAACCCTTCAATACAATCTACCCTACATACCAATTCCAAAAGAAGCCATCAAACTTGGTCCTCGCAAAACCCAACACCACCAGCAGTTTCCACTTCACTTCCGATGCAGAAAACCCCGCTTTTACCGAAGATTATCGATGGGATTTGGAAAACGAAGGTATCGAAGAAGGTGATGACGAGGGCTGCTCGTGGGAAGGTGCGGTTATGTACAGAAGGAACGCGGCCGTCTCGCACTTGGAGTACTGTACTACTCTGGAGAGGTTGGGTTTGGGGAAGATTTCTTCTGAGGTTTCGAAAGCTCGGGCTTCGGAAATGGGGTTGAGGGTGGTGAATTCTGTCAAGGATTATCCGAATGGGACGCCGGTGTTGGTCTCTGTTGATGTTAATAGGAAGAAGCAGAAGTTGAGGCTGGATGGGATTGTTAGGACTGTCATTTCTCTCCCTTGCAACAG GTGTGGGGAGCCTGCTGCTCAGAGTGTTTACTCCGACTTCTCGCTTTTACTATgtgaagaacccatccaagaaccCGAGACCATAAACATAGGCACAATCTTTGCAGAAGACAAATTCAGAACTCTCATAACAAGTGAGGAAGCAGAAGATGATGATTCATTGATCGACTTAGATGATCAGCTATATTTCCCTCTAGACCGAAAAATCATCGACATTTCAAAGAACTTACGAGACCTTATACATGTAGAGATCACCATTAGTGCACTCTGTGACCCAAGTTGCAAGGGTGCATGTCTCAGGTGCGGTACAAATCTCAACATCAGTAGCTGTTCGTGTAAGACACAGCAGGTGGGTGAAAAGGGATATGGACCCCTAGGAGACTTGAGGGAAAAAATGCAGAAAAAATGA